GATAATCGCGGCTTGCACCGTAGCGGTTCCACTGGCGACCACGGCCGCATTGGCATGATAGAGAGCCTCACGAGCATCGTTCACGATATGGAGCGGTCCCGCCTGTTGCCATGCTGTGTTGCGGGTAATGAAAGTGTTCAGCCGCTCCCACTCGATGGTTGACGCCAGAGGAATGAGGAACTCGTATCCCGGGCCAAGTTGGGCAGCAGCTTTCACCAGAATGGGCAGGTTTGCCTCGATCTCCTTCCACCTGCTTCCGGGCAGCAACGCTATCCATTTATAGCTGAGATCGAGAAAGCCTTCGCGCGCGGCATAGGCCTCACGCGAAATAGTTGGCAGAGGAAGTTCAGCCAGTGGATGGCCGATGAAAGTAGCGTCAACATTGCGCGCGCGGTAGAAGGTCTCCTCAAAAGGAAAGATGACCATCATGCGGTCGACCCGCTCCTGCACCCAGCGCAGCCGGCTGCGCTTCCACGCCCAGAGCTGTGGGCTGACGAAATAGACGACCGGGATATTCAGCGCCTTCAATTCTCGCGCGAGCCGCAGGTTCACGTCGGGGAAATCGATCAGGACTGCTGCCTGCGGACGGCGCTGCTTGATCGACGCTACCAGTCTTCGATAGGAGCCGTAGACACGCGGCGCGTGGCGCAGCACTTCGGTGATGCCCATGTGGGCGACGTCTTCGGCGCGCACGATGCGCTCCTGGCCGGCGGCCTCCATCTCGCTTCCGCCAAGCCCAAAGAATTCGGCATGGGGAAGACGGCGCAGCAGTTCGCGAATGATCTGCGCGCCGTAATGATCGCCCGAGGCTTCGCCTGCGGATAAAAAGATAGCCGGGTTCGACATCGTTCCGTGCGTACAGTGTAGATTCTTCGAGAGGTATGTGCATGACAAATAACATCAAACGGTTTAGAGCACCGCTGGAGCCGTTACCCGGCAACCTTGGATGGACCGTTGCCCGTATACCATTCGACGTCTCGAAAAGCTGGAAGAAGATGGTCCGCCTGCGCGTCAAAGTAGAGGCTGGTGGACAGATATTCCGCACGTCCCTGTTTCCCGATTCGACGCACGGCGGCCACTTCGTAGTGGTCAACAAACGGATGCAGAAGGCGGCTGGCGTGAAGACGGGTGGCATGATCGATCTGGCCGTGGAGCCGGATATTGAAAAGCGAGATGCGCAAGTGCCGGCCGAGCTGGCCACCATCTTTAAAAAAGAGAAGGCGGTTGCCCAGTGGTATGCGAAACAGAGTGATGCGACCAAGCACGATATCGAAAATCGCTTTGCCCAGGTAAAGAGTCCGGAGGCCAGAAGACGCCGCGCGGACCAGTTGGCAGAGCGCGTTCTGTCGGCGCTGGAGGGGGAAAAGGAGCTTCCACCGATCCTTGAGATCGCCTTCCGCAGAAACCCGGTTGCTCGCAAAGGTTGGGAGCAGATGACGCCGTTACAGCGACGCGGGCACCTGCTGGGCATCTTCTATTACAAGAGTCCGGAGGCGCGAGAGAAGAGGACGGGCAAAGCTGTGCAGGAGTGTCTGCGGGTGATGGAGAAGAAGCGTAGTGCGGAGTAGAAGCTACGGCCGTGGCCGGGTGACCCATAGTAGTGGCTGACGGATGGGAAAAGTGCGGTCGAGTTCGACCGTTGTTGTATCCGGGGGAAGTTTCCTCCAAAGGTCGGCGTACTCCGGACGGTTATAAACCCTGGCGGCAAAGAGCAGCGCAGGCCTTCGCAGAGGAAGCTGCGAGAAATAGGTAGCGTCGGCTCGATAGGGCCACGAGCCACGATTGCCGATGAAGGGGAACAGCCGCGCGATGACGATGCGCATACCAGGGCCGTCCTGCAACTCGTAATCCCAAACACTCTCAAAACGCGTCGACAATAATTCGCAGCATCCGGCCAGCAGGTCGAGGT
This region of Acidobacteriota bacterium genomic DNA includes:
- the lpxB gene encoding lipid-A-disaccharide synthase, with protein sequence MSNPAIFLSAGEASGDHYGAQIIRELLRRLPHAEFFGLGGSEMEAAGQERIVRAEDVAHMGITEVLRHAPRVYGSYRRLVASIKQRRPQAAVLIDFPDVNLRLARELKALNIPVVYFVSPQLWAWKRSRLRWVQERVDRMMVIFPFEETFYRARNVDATFIGHPLAELPLPTISREAYAAREGFLDLSYKWIALLPGSRWKEIEANLPILVKAAAQLGPGYEFLIPLASTIEWERLNTFITRNTAWQQAGPLHIVNDAREALYHANAAVVASGTATVQAAIIGNPFLVVYKVSPLTFGLAKKLVSYPREVWPSNEPDASGNLPIGMVNLIAGRRIVPELIQGNFTARKVADELNLLLNDTQERSQMIDDLAEVRRKLVSQAGTSSITQVADAVDSLLTHPAGIRRHTVAESPTTASN
- a CDS encoding DUF1905 domain-containing protein, coding for MTNNIKRFRAPLEPLPGNLGWTVARIPFDVSKSWKKMVRLRVKVEAGGQIFRTSLFPDSTHGGHFVVVNKRMQKAAGVKTGGMIDLAVEPDIEKRDAQVPAELATIFKKEKAVAQWYAKQSDATKHDIENRFAQVKSPEARRRRADQLAERVLSALEGEKELPPILEIAFRRNPVARKGWEQMTPLQRRGHLLGIFYYKSPEAREKRTGKAVQECLRVMEKKRSAE